The DNA window gcACTAAAACTCAAAAGCAACCTTACAGAAAACTCATTTTGGCAACCATTTTTAACACCATTTTTAACAATTATATAAACATTACAGTAATTTTACCATTCCTAGTCTCTTCAAAATGTGATTCAAAGAATAGCAGTAAGACAACGATCTGCTAGAAAGTGTGCTTGACTTTCATTgctgaatgaaaaaaacaacactttACACTCTGCAATTTACTAATCCAAATCATCATGAAGTTACATACCCTAGGGTTCCAGAAGCAGCAGCCATTATCTCCTCTCTAAAGTCTATTTATCAATTCTTTTCTTAAAGGTTTACAACAGAAACTGTCACAGCTAAATTCAACTAAACCAAAGACAACACTGATCCTAGAAatcagccagagctgctgctgcagatcaGCAACAGAACAGGAAGCATCTGTCCCTTTGTTCACAGCCAAGGTACCAACTTCCATTCAGGAACAGTGCAGTTCTGTTCGAGCACCAAACGTATCAGACAGCTCAGGTGCAGGCACACTGATGCTGCCAcgcaactcaaaaaaaaaaagcagcaacctGCCACAAAAGGATTGCGAACCCAAGTGAGGGTGGTGGCGTCAGACACCTCCAACACAATCTGGCAAAGACCTGGATTTTTCAGAATGCTGTAAACAGCTTCATTCATGTGGggtgggattttttggttttgtttttcaaagacagacagaaagagctCGGTTTACAGCATAACACTgttgttttggaagaaaacattttactgaCCTGGTTTGGTTCTAGCTGGTTTTTTTGGTGAACTGAATCAACAATGTGTAaactacaataaaaatattaccTGACGTTTCAGTTGAACccaaatgcctttttcttttgcttcctttttcttcttttcattctcCTTCACACGCTGCAGAAAGCTGTCTCTGCTCTTGGAATGTTTAATATGCTCAATACGCACATTAATTCTCTTGGCAAGAATCTTGCCcctaagaaagaaaatcagtatttaatCTACTGCCCTTGAAAAAAAGGCTACTTCAAAGCTAGTTTTATGACCCTTACATGAGTAACTCCATAAGCTCAATCACAGATAAGTTTTCTTTAAGGGGCAGTCAGTCAAAATACACTGCTGCAGATGCAAATCAGATATAACTTATATAACTGAAATCTTATTAATATATAACAATGTGCTGACAATTTCAGATTAAGATTGTGGAGAACACATTATTTTAACCTTGTAACATACAAGCAAAGAATTGTATTACCACTGTACTCCAGTCCAGTTCCTGGAAAAAAGCCCAACTTGTCCTTTTCTGACTGAACTGTATAAAATCCAGCTGGGTACAGctacaaattaatatttaaaaagggCTTCAGTACCAACATAAAAGTTGGCTGAAAATCCCCATTAGGTAATGTCACTTTAAGTGCtgctcaggaaaataaaaactgtttcctCTGACAGGATCCAAGTCAAATGACCATCATTTGCTTGGGTTATAAAAAGGATATACACTTTACCCACCTTGAATGACCAATCAAGACAATAACTGTCTAACTGGCAAAGTGAAAGGAGGGTGCAATTACACAGATCAACTTTCCCAAATACAAAGTTTCAATACATGGAATTTCATTACTTACTTAACCTGCTTGTTAACAATAATGCCCACTGCGTGCTGAGTAACATTATATACCCTTCCAGTCTTGCCATGGTAACACTTGTGGGGCATACCTTTTTGAACAGTACCCATACCCTGTTAAGAGGTAAAACAAGAATAAAGTGTAAACTTTAActtgggggaaggggaagcaacATCAAGGTCTtctctttcagaagctgtttaaagtacacatttcaaattacttgagattgatttaaaaatactcCTATTTTACTCATACATTAGAATTTATAACCACGCATTTTGTATCTGGACGCTACCAAATTTGCTATGACAATTCTGGTTGCTTTCAGTGTCGGTGAAATGATCGATCACTTTGCTTTCAGCAAGCAATCACAGAGACAATCATCATCAAGCTCCAGTGTGTCAAGTGTTAATTCTGAACAGTGTAGTTCTCAGAGTcaaacaacaaacaagcaaattACACACCATCTTCTGTGTGATTGTTACAAAACCCCTGCATTTCAAGTGAAACTAAAGGATTCAATGAAGTAGGAACTTAATTTTGAAAGTAGTTGATTTTAAAGGACAAGTTCTAGAAAATATCAAGTGATGGGAAATGCTGCTTCACTTTTCCCCCCCTGTACAATATATATAATGTATCCTTACATTTAATTCTTGGTTTTAATGTGGCTTCGCAATCACCATCCCTgtacacatttattttaagtatAGTCCTACCATGATACAGAGACAGAGACATAACTATCAGCTACACCACCATAAACTACAGCTCTTCTGAATAGCAGATGCAAGTCAGGCAAAACAGAACATCTACTAAAATGACAGCTGGGATTCCTATGAAAGTAGTGCTAGCAGGCACCATACAGCAACCCAAGTATTAAGATCTGGCATCTTTCACTCACTTTTTTCAGCTGAACACACAGGAACAAAGCACagttaaatatattatttttgtaCATATATGTAAAAACCCATCTAAAACAGCATGTGACACTGAAGCATGACTATTGGCTCAGTAGCATTGCCATTCCAGTATTGCTTCAAAAGTGAGCAGTGGATATTTGCGCTGACACACACAACCcaagtaacaaaaaaaagactACCTCAAGAAACTGGATACCGAAAAGGATTACACTGCTTTAGCTTTTAATTATGTAGCATCATAGAAAGTACCTTGATATCAACTATATCACCCTTCTTGTAGATGCGCATATAGGTAGCCAGAGGGACAACTCCTGTTAAGAAATACAAATTTGGATATTTATGAAGCCCACAATTTCACACAC is part of the Accipiter gentilis chromosome 19, bAccGen1.1, whole genome shotgun sequence genome and encodes:
- the RPL21 gene encoding 60S ribosomal protein L21, translated to MTNTKGKRRGTRYMFSRPFRKHGVVPLATYMRIYKKGDIVDIKGMGTVQKGMPHKCYHGKTGRVYNVTQHAVGIIVNKQVKGKILAKRINVRIEHIKHSKSRDSFLQRVKENEKKKKEAKEKGIWVQLKRQPAPPREAHFVRTNGKDPELLEPIPYEFMA